One genomic region from Ochotona princeps isolate mOchPri1 chromosome 5, mOchPri1.hap1, whole genome shotgun sequence encodes:
- the LOC101525150 gene encoding dnaJ homolog subfamily B member 6, translating to MVDYYEVLGVPRHASSEAIRKAYRKLALKWHPDKNPDNKEDAERRFKQVAEAYEVLSDAQKRDVYDRCGQAGLEGCSAGGGPCEDRFQFVFTFRDPADVFRDFFGGRDPVSFHFFADPLENLHGSRRGSRGSRSRGSGPLFAAAGEFPAFGGGFSAFDTGFTTFGSLGNGSVSSFSVSGGGGVGTFKSVSTSTEMVNGRKITTRRIVENGQERVEVEEDGELKSLIINGKEQLLHMDTQ from the coding sequence ATGGTGGACTACTACGAGGTGCTGGGCGTGCCGCGGCACGCGTCGTCCGAGGCCATCAGGAAGGCGTACCGCAAGCTGGCGCTCAAGTGGCACCCGGACAAAAACCCCGACAACAAGGAAGACGCTGAGCGGCGCTTCAAGCAGGTAGCCGAGGCCTACGAGGTGCTGTCGGATGCCCAGAAGCGCGACGTGTACGACCGCTGCGGCCAGGCCGGGCTGGAGGGCTGCAGCGCGGGCGGCGGGCCCTGCGAGGACCGCTTCCAGTTCGTCTTCACCTTCCGCGACCCCGCCGACGTCTTCAGGGACTTCTTCGGCGGCCGGGACCCCGTCTCCTTCCACTTCTTTGCGGACCCGCTGGAGAACCTTCACGGGAGCCGGAGGGGCTCCCGGGGCAGCCGAAGCAGAGGGTCGGGCCCGCTCTTCGCCGCCGCCGGCGAATTTCCAGCCTTCGGGGGCGGGTTTTCTGCCTTTGACACGGGATTTACTACCTTCGGTTCCCTGGGAAACGGAAGCGTTTCCTCCTTCTCGGTGTCCGGTGGCGGCGGCGTAGGCACCTTCAAGTCTGTGTCCACCTCCACCGAGATGGTTAACGGCAGAAAGATCACCACCCGAAGGATCGTGGAGAATGGACAGGAACGGGTGGAAGTGGAGGAAGACGGGGAGCTCAAGTCGCTGATTATAAATGGCAAAGAGCAGTTGCTACACATGGACACCCAGTAG
- the LOC101533137 gene encoding UDP-glucuronosyltransferase 1A1 isoform X2, with the protein MVASCQDPRCLFILGLLLCVLSPTVCHASKLLLVPVDGSHWLSMLGLIQQLQQKGHEIVVVASDASLFIKEGASYTLKKYPVPFQREEVEESFLMLGRLVFENASFLQRVVTTYKKVKKDSALLLSACSHLLYNKEVMASLEESSFDAVLTDPFLPCGSIVAQYLALPAVFFLNALPCGMDFKGTQCPNPLSYVPRMMTSASDHMTFLERVKNMLVALMENFMCDVVYSPYASLASEVLQRDVTIQELVSLASVWLVRGDFVKDYPRPIMPNMVFVGGINCFHRHPLSQEFEAYVNASGEHGIVVFSLGSMVSEIPEKKAMAIADALGRIPQTVLWRYTGSRPSNLAKNTILVKWLPQNDLLGHPKTRAFITHSGSHGIYEGICNGVPMVMLPLFGDQMDNAKRMETRGAGITLNVLEMTSDDLANALKKVINDKSYKENIMRLSSLHKDRPVEPLDLAVFWVEFVMRHKGAPHLRPAAHDLTWYQYHSLDVIGFLLAIVLVVAFVTFKCCAFACGKCFGKRGRVKKAHKSKTH; encoded by the exons ATGGTAGCAAGCTGCCAGGACCCACGTTGTCTGTTCATCCTGGGCTTGCTGCTGTGTGTGCTCAGCCCCACTGTGTGTCATGCCTCAAAGCTGCTGTTGGTCCCCGTCGATGGAAGCCACTGGTTGAGCATGCTTGGGCTCATCCAGCAACTGCAGCAGAAGGGACATGAGATAGTGGTTGTGGCATCTGATGCCTCGTTGTTTATAAAAGAGGGAGCATCGTACACATTGAAGAAGTACCCCGTACCATTCCaaagggaggaagtggaggaaagCTTTCTCATGCTTGGACGTCTTGTTTTTGAGAATGCTTCCTTCCTGCAACGAGTGGTCACGACCTACAAGAAAGTCAAAAAGGACTCTGCTCTTCTGTTGTCTGCCTGCTCCCACCTACTGTACAACAAGGAAGTCATGGCCTCCCTGGAGGAAAGCAGCTTTGATGCCGTGCTCACTGACCCCTTCCTGCCTTGTGGCTCCATTGTAGCTCAGTacctggctctgcctgctgtcTTCTTCTTGAATGCACTGCCATGCGGCATGGACTTCAAGGGTACCCAGTGCCCCAACCCACTGTCCTACGTGCCTAGGATGATGACCTCTGCCTCAGATCACATGACTTTCCTGGAGCGAGTGAAGAACATGCTTGTTGCATTGATGGAGAACTTCATGTGTGATGTGGTTTATTCTCCATATGCGTCACTGGCCTCAGAAGTCCTTCAGAGAGATGTGACCATCCAGGAACTAGTGAGCCTTGCTTCCGTGTGGCTGGTCAGAGGTGATTTTGTGAAGGACTACCCCAGGCCCATCATGCCCAACATGGTTTTTGTGGGTGGGatcaactgctttcacagacacCCTCTGTCCCAG GAATTTGAAGCCTACGTGAATGCCTCTGGAGAACATGGAATTGTGGTTTTCTCGCTGGGATCTATGGTCTCTGAGATTCCGGAGAAGAAAGCAATGGCAATCGCTGATGCTTTGGGAAGGATACCCCAGACG GTCCTGTGGCGGTACACCGGAAGTCGACCATCGAATCTTGCAAAGAATACAATACTTGTCAAGTGGCTTCCGCAAAACGATCTGCTTG gccaccCCAAGACGCGTGCCTTCATCACCCACTCGGGCTCCCACGGCATTTATGAAGGCATATGCAACGGCGTTCCCATGGTGATGCTGCCCCTGTTTGGTGACCAGATGGACAATGCAAAGCGCATGGAGACCCGCGGAGCTGGCATCACCCTGAACGTCCTGGAAATGACCTCCGACGATCTAGCCAATGCCCTGAAAAAAGTCATCAATGACAAAAG CTACAAGGAAAACATCATGCGCCTCTCCAGCCTTCACAAGGACCGTCCCGTGGAGCCGCTAGACCTGGCCGTGTTCTGGGTGGAGTTCGTGATGAGGCACAAGGGGGCACCACACCTGAGGCCTGCCGCCCATGACCTCACCTGGTACCAGTACCACTCTCTGGATGTGATCGGCTTCCTCCTGGCCATCGTGCTGGTCGTGGCCTTCGTCACCTTTAAGTGCTGTGCCTTTGCCTGTGGGAAATGCTTTGGGAAAAGGGGGCGTGTGAAGAAAGCTCACAAGTCCAAGACACATTAG
- the LOC101533137 gene encoding UDP-glucuronosyltransferase 1A4 isoform X1: protein MAGENRIKVNFAAEGEPLLASAGMVRRLSVPLAGLVGLLWLCVVPWAEGGKVLVMPMEGSHWLSMRKVVQELHARGHQAVVLAPEVNMHIKREDFFILKTYATSYTQKEFDHLILGQTGKTFETMPLLKTILGTLEVLKNVSTFFHQSCVELFHNKVLIKNLIDSSFDVVLTDPLFPCGALLAKYLSIPAVFFLRAVPCDLDFEATQCPNPSSYIPRLLTMNSDHMTFLQRVRNMLYPLTLKYICHISYDPYESLASELFQREVSLVDILSHGSVWLFRGDFVLDYPRPIMPSMVFIGGINCANRKPLSQEFEAYVNASGEHGIVVFSLGSMVSEIPEKKAMAIADALGRIPQTVLWRYTGSRPSNLAKNTILVKWLPQNDLLGHPKTRAFITHSGSHGIYEGICNGVPMVMLPLFGDQMDNAKRMETRGAGITLNVLEMTSDDLANALKKVINDKSYKENIMRLSSLHKDRPVEPLDLAVFWVEFVMRHKGAPHLRPAAHDLTWYQYHSLDVIGFLLAIVLVVAFVTFKCCAFACGKCFGKRGRVKKAHKSKTH, encoded by the exons ATGGCTggtgaaaatagaataaaagttAATTTTGCTGCAGAAGGAGAGCCACTGTTGGCTTCTGCAGGGATGGTGCGTCGACTGTCAGTTCCCCTGGCAGGGCTGGTGGGGCTGTTGTGGCTGTGTGTGGTGCCCTGGGCTGAGGGTGGCAAGGTGCTCGTGATGCCTATGGAGGGCAGCCACTGGCTCAGCATGCGGAAGGTTGTGCAGGAGCTCCACGCCCGAGGCCACCAGGCTGTGGTCCTTGCTCCAGAGGTGAATATGCACATCAAGAGAGAGGACTTTTTCATCTTGAAGACCTATGCCACTTCTTACACTCAGAAGGAATTTGACCACCTCATCCTAGGGCAGACTGGAAAGACGTTTGAAACAATGCCTTTGCTGAAGACAATTTTGGGAACATTagaggttttaaaaaatgtatctacgTTCTTTCACCAGTCTTGTGTAGAACTTTTCCACAACAAAGTCCTGATCAAGAACCTTATTGACAGCTCCTTTGATGTGGTTCTAACTGaccccctcttcccctgtgggGCACTGCTGGCTAAGTACCTGTCGATTCCTGCTGTGTTCTTTTTGCGTGCTGTTCCCTGTGACCTGGACTTTGAAGCCACACAGTGTCCCAATCCCTCCTCATATATTCCCAGACTCCTGACAATGAACTCAGACCACATGACCTTCTTGCAAAGGGTCAGGAACATGCTCTATCCTCTGACCCTCAAGTACATTTGTCATATTTCTTATGATCCATATGAGAGCCTTGCATCTGAACTTtttcagagagaggtgtcctTGGTGGACATCCTCAGCCATGGTTCTGTGTGGCTGTTCCGAGGAGACTTTGTGCTGGACTACCCTAGGCCCATCATGCCCAGCATGGTCTTCATTGGGGGCATCAACTGTGCCAACAGGAAGCCACTCTCTCAG GAATTTGAAGCCTACGTGAATGCCTCTGGAGAACATGGAATTGTGGTTTTCTCGCTGGGATCTATGGTCTCTGAGATTCCGGAGAAGAAAGCAATGGCAATCGCTGATGCTTTGGGAAGGATACCCCAGACG GTCCTGTGGCGGTACACCGGAAGTCGACCATCGAATCTTGCAAAGAATACAATACTTGTCAAGTGGCTTCCGCAAAACGATCTGCTTG gccaccCCAAGACGCGTGCCTTCATCACCCACTCGGGCTCCCACGGCATTTATGAAGGCATATGCAACGGCGTTCCCATGGTGATGCTGCCCCTGTTTGGTGACCAGATGGACAATGCAAAGCGCATGGAGACCCGCGGAGCTGGCATCACCCTGAACGTCCTGGAAATGACCTCCGACGATCTAGCCAATGCCCTGAAAAAAGTCATCAATGACAAAAG CTACAAGGAAAACATCATGCGCCTCTCCAGCCTTCACAAGGACCGTCCCGTGGAGCCGCTAGACCTGGCCGTGTTCTGGGTGGAGTTCGTGATGAGGCACAAGGGGGCACCACACCTGAGGCCTGCCGCCCATGACCTCACCTGGTACCAGTACCACTCTCTGGATGTGATCGGCTTCCTCCTGGCCATCGTGCTGGTCGTGGCCTTCGTCACCTTTAAGTGCTGTGCCTTTGCCTGTGGGAAATGCTTTGGGAAAAGGGGGCGTGTGAAGAAAGCTCACAAGTCCAAGACACATTAG
- the LOC101533137 gene encoding UDP-glucuronosyltransferase 1A4 isoform X3 has protein sequence MVPGLWNLLLGLAGLLFWLCVLPWAEGGKVLVMYLDGSPWFSMRKVVQELHARGHQAVVLTSEVKLHVKAEDFFTLKTYSIPYTQEEFNELFFGNSRNMFDTTDSLKKFPDTFTAMRNLSTFFFRSCAALLYNKPLIRQLNDSSFDVVITDPVFPCGALLAKYLSIPAVFFLRAVPCDLDFEGTQCPNPSSYIPRLMTMNSDHMTFLQRVKNILYPLGMKYFCHISYDPYESLASELFQREVSLVDILSHGSVWLFREDFVLDYPRPIMPSMVFIGGINCANRKPLSQEFEAYVNASGEHGIVVFSLGSMVSEIPEKKAMAIADALGRIPQTVLWRYTGSRPSNLAKNTILVKWLPQNDLLGHPKTRAFITHSGSHGIYEGICNGVPMVMLPLFGDQMDNAKRMETRGAGITLNVLEMTSDDLANALKKVINDKSYKENIMRLSSLHKDRPVEPLDLAVFWVEFVMRHKGAPHLRPAAHDLTWYQYHSLDVIGFLLAIVLVVAFVTFKCCAFACGKCFGKRGRVKKAHKSKTH, from the exons ATGGTGCCGGGACTGTGGAATCTCCTACTGGGGCTGGCGGGGCTGCTGTTCTGGCTGTGTGTGCTGCCCTGGGCTGAGGGTGGCAAGGTGCTCGTGATGTACCTAGATGGAAGTCCCTGGTTCAGCATGCGGAAGGTTGTGCAGGAGCTCCATGCCCGAGGCCACCAGGCTGTGGTCCTCACTTCAGAGGTGAAACTGCACGTCAAAGCAGAGGACTTCTTCACCCTAAAAACCTACAGCATTCCTTACACTCAGGAGGAATTTAATGAACTGTTCTTCGGTAACTCTAGAAATATGTTTGACACCACAGATTCACTGAAGAAATTTCCTGACACTTTCACAGCTATGAGAAATCTATCTACGTTCTTTTTCAGGTCTTGTGCAGCTCTTTTGTACAACAAACCTCTGATTAGGCAGTTGAATGACAGCTCTTTTGATGTGGTTATAACTGATCCTGTCTTCCCCTGTGGGGCACTGCTGGCTAAGTACCTGTCGATTCCTGCTGTGTTCTTTTTGCGTGCTGTTCCCTGTGACCTGGACTTTGAGGGCACACAGTGTCCCAATCCCTCCTCGTATATTCCCAGGCTCATGACAATGAACTCAGACCACATGACTTTCCTGCAAAGGGTCAAGAACATCCTCTACCCTCTGGGCATGAAGTACTTTTGCCATATTTCTTATGATCCATATGAGAGCCTTGCATCTGAACTTtttcagagagaggtgtcctTGGTGGACATCCTCAGCCATGGTTCTGTGTGGCTGTTCCGAGAAGACTTTGTGCTGGACTACCCCAGGCCCATCATGCCCAGCATGGTCTTCATTGGGGGCATTAACTGTGCCAACAGGAAGCCACTCTCTCAG GAATTTGAAGCCTACGTGAATGCCTCTGGAGAACATGGAATTGTGGTTTTCTCGCTGGGATCTATGGTCTCTGAGATTCCGGAGAAGAAAGCAATGGCAATCGCTGATGCTTTGGGAAGGATACCCCAGACG GTCCTGTGGCGGTACACCGGAAGTCGACCATCGAATCTTGCAAAGAATACAATACTTGTCAAGTGGCTTCCGCAAAACGATCTGCTTG gccaccCCAAGACGCGTGCCTTCATCACCCACTCGGGCTCCCACGGCATTTATGAAGGCATATGCAACGGCGTTCCCATGGTGATGCTGCCCCTGTTTGGTGACCAGATGGACAATGCAAAGCGCATGGAGACCCGCGGAGCTGGCATCACCCTGAACGTCCTGGAAATGACCTCCGACGATCTAGCCAATGCCCTGAAAAAAGTCATCAATGACAAAAG CTACAAGGAAAACATCATGCGCCTCTCCAGCCTTCACAAGGACCGTCCCGTGGAGCCGCTAGACCTGGCCGTGTTCTGGGTGGAGTTCGTGATGAGGCACAAGGGGGCACCACACCTGAGGCCTGCCGCCCATGACCTCACCTGGTACCAGTACCACTCTCTGGATGTGATCGGCTTCCTCCTGGCCATCGTGCTGGTCGTGGCCTTCGTCACCTTTAAGTGCTGTGCCTTTGCCTGTGGGAAATGCTTTGGGAAAAGGGGGCGTGTGAAGAAAGCTCACAAGTCCAAGACACATTAG